One genomic region from Conexibacter woesei DSM 14684 encodes:
- the fliD gene encoding flagellar filament capping protein FliD — MAGINFSGIASGLNTGEIIEQMMAIEKRPRILLDNKQVLIETKQGLLRDFQTKLRALQLAATDLRSVSLWTQTQSVESSDATKVSASSTSGAGVGGYQIEVSQLANAAQRTYTFTRPAADGTITVDGHSTAIRAGMTAQEVATAINTDRDAKVYAAATDDGTLVLSSRATGDTGAGFIDVTSDGGAIAAKLDRGGARIERQGRDALYTLDGVSLRSSSNVIRDGLAGVTLTLRGVTTASGPVTISVGAPGANVEAIRRKLEAFVEAYNATIDLIRGKLEERTVPDPRSQQDIKNGVADPRTTAQKKAGTLFGDRQLAGMLSDLRQGIYSPVSGLPTGMDSLSSIGISTGAFSASTSRDTLAGRLTIDTDRLTKALTEDPTGVRNLLQGVNNTDGWARRFEGLLNDRTKSDGMLDNRIDGADDELRMLRRQMEQMDVRLALREKNLNAQFTALEVAISRARTQGDWLSGQLAGLNN; from the coding sequence ATGGCCGGCATCAACTTCTCAGGCATCGCATCGGGCCTCAACACCGGCGAGATCATCGAGCAGATGATGGCGATCGAGAAGCGCCCGCGGATCCTGCTCGACAACAAGCAGGTGCTGATCGAGACGAAGCAGGGGCTGCTGCGCGACTTCCAGACGAAGCTCAGAGCGCTGCAGCTCGCCGCGACGGACCTGCGCTCGGTCTCGCTGTGGACGCAGACGCAGTCGGTCGAGTCGAGCGACGCGACGAAGGTCTCCGCGTCCAGCACCTCGGGCGCGGGCGTCGGCGGTTACCAGATCGAGGTCTCCCAGCTCGCGAACGCCGCTCAGCGGACCTACACCTTCACGAGACCTGCCGCCGACGGCACGATCACGGTCGACGGCCACTCGACCGCGATCAGAGCGGGCATGACGGCGCAGGAGGTCGCGACCGCGATCAACACCGACAGAGACGCGAAGGTGTACGCGGCCGCGACCGACGACGGCACGCTCGTGCTCTCGAGCCGCGCGACCGGGGACACCGGCGCCGGCTTCATCGACGTCACGAGCGACGGCGGCGCGATCGCGGCCAAGCTCGACAGAGGTGGCGCGAGAATCGAGCGGCAGGGCAGAGACGCGCTCTACACGCTCGACGGCGTCTCGCTGAGATCGAGCAGCAACGTCATCAGAGACGGTCTCGCCGGCGTCACGCTGACGCTCAGAGGCGTCACGACCGCGAGCGGTCCGGTCACGATCTCCGTCGGCGCGCCGGGCGCGAACGTCGAGGCGATCAGAAGAAAGCTCGAGGCGTTCGTCGAGGCGTACAACGCGACGATCGACCTGATCCGCGGGAAGCTCGAAGAGAGAACGGTCCCCGACCCGCGCTCGCAGCAGGACATCAAGAACGGCGTCGCGGACCCGCGCACGACGGCGCAGAAGAAGGCCGGCACGCTGTTCGGCGACCGCCAGCTCGCGGGCATGCTGTCCGACCTGCGCCAGGGGATCTACTCGCCCGTCAGCGGGCTGCCGACCGGCATGGACAGCCTCTCGTCGATCGGCATCTCGACCGGTGCGTTCTCGGCTTCGACGTCGAGAGACACGCTCGCGGGCAGACTCACGATCGACACCGACAGACTGACGAAGGCGCTGACCGAGGACCCCACCGGCGTCCGCAACCTGCTCCAGGGCGTCAACAACACCGACGGCTGGGCGCGCCGCTTCGAAGGGCTCCTCAACGACCGCACGAAGTCCGACGGCATGCTCGACAATCGGATCGACGGCGCCGACGACGAGCTGAGAATGCTGCGCCGCCAGATGGAGCAGATGGACGTCCGCCTCGCGCTGCGAGAGAAGAACCTCAACGCGCAGTTCACCGCGCTCGAGGTTGCGATCTCCAGAGCCAGAACCCAGGGCGACTGGCTCTCCGGTCAGCTCGCCGGTCTCAACAACTGA
- a CDS encoding flagellar protein FlaG, with amino-acid sequence MSLDVAPVGPSSFSAANDAQPSSRAQRPAAVVRQQVEVDVIPESPPREVLDAIDAASRAYQKLRAQGRELHFAQDADSGRLTIEVRDLDGKLLRMIPPSRLLDVATGGTLD; translated from the coding sequence ATGAGCCTGGACGTCGCGCCAGTCGGACCGAGCAGCTTCAGCGCAGCGAATGACGCACAGCCGTCGTCGCGCGCGCAGCGTCCGGCTGCTGTCGTGCGTCAGCAGGTGGAGGTCGACGTCATCCCCGAGAGCCCTCCACGCGAGGTGCTCGACGCGATCGACGCCGCGTCCAGGGCGTACCAGAAGCTGCGCGCGCAAGGACGCGAGCTGCACTTCGCGCAGGACGCCGACAGCGGTCGGCTGACGATCGAGGTCCGTGACCTCGACGGCAAGCTCCTGCGCATGATTCCGCCGAGCAGACTGCTCGACGTCGCAACCGGAGGGACTCTCGACTAA
- the fliF gene encoding flagellar basal-body MS-ring/collar protein FliF has translation MPARALLANLSTRGKIVLAGGALAIVVVLFFLFQIATAPSYTTLLTGMDPKDTGEVTAALDERGIAYELQNNGTALAVQKGQTAQARIALAGAGLPGNTNDGYKILDDQKMGTSNFQQNVNYQRALEGEIGTTIEEVDGVSSAQVQLVLPDREAQLFAENVNPATAAVLLSGASTLDEGQVRGIAQLVTNSVPGLKSEKVTITDSSGTMLWPTATSGSSSGLLAKQAAEARYNQQTATNITAMLARTVGPDKVQVQVKADLDANEATQDRLVYGRDGTPLSNRAERETLVSRGGRAGGPAGTAGNNPPVYAGQAGGDSDYRRESEDENLAVNKTVTRTRIAPGAVNRQQVAVLVDDSVPAAMLPQIRDAVMSAAGIDEDRGDVLTLGSIPFAELPRPAASSPVDDIWDYARYALLGMAALVFLALVARQLRKRENETLAGEPTWLREIESPRTLAELERFEEPVAPTQVLPLRSPENAARMQVEELVERDPERVAQHVRAWMQED, from the coding sequence ATGCCCGCACGCGCACTGCTCGCCAACCTCTCGACCCGCGGCAAGATCGTCCTCGCCGGCGGCGCGCTCGCGATCGTCGTCGTGCTCTTCTTCCTCTTCCAGATCGCGACGGCGCCGAGCTACACGACGCTGCTGACCGGGATGGACCCGAAGGACACGGGCGAGGTCACGGCCGCGCTCGACGAGAGAGGCATCGCCTACGAGCTGCAGAACAACGGCACCGCGCTCGCCGTCCAGAAGGGCCAGACCGCGCAGGCGCGGATCGCGCTCGCCGGCGCCGGGCTGCCCGGCAATACGAACGACGGCTACAAGATCCTCGACGACCAGAAGATGGGCACGTCGAACTTCCAGCAGAACGTCAACTACCAGCGGGCGCTGGAGGGCGAGATCGGGACGACGATCGAGGAGGTCGACGGCGTCTCCAGCGCGCAGGTCCAGCTGGTGCTGCCCGACAGAGAGGCGCAGCTGTTCGCCGAGAACGTCAACCCGGCGACGGCGGCGGTGCTGCTGTCCGGCGCGAGCACGCTCGACGAGGGCCAGGTGCGCGGCATCGCCCAGCTCGTCACGAACAGCGTCCCCGGCCTCAAGTCCGAGAAGGTGACGATCACCGACAGCAGCGGCACGATGCTGTGGCCGACGGCGACGAGCGGCAGCTCCTCCGGCCTGCTCGCCAAGCAGGCGGCCGAGGCGCGCTACAACCAGCAGACCGCGACCAACATCACCGCGATGCTCGCCCGCACGGTCGGGCCCGACAAGGTGCAGGTACAGGTCAAGGCCGACCTCGACGCCAACGAGGCGACGCAGGACAGACTCGTCTACGGCAGAGACGGCACGCCGCTGTCCAACAGAGCCGAGAGAGAGACGCTCGTCAGCAGAGGCGGCAGAGCGGGCGGACCGGCCGGCACCGCCGGCAACAACCCGCCGGTCTACGCCGGTCAGGCGGGCGGCGACTCCGACTACAGACGCGAGTCCGAGGACGAGAACCTCGCCGTCAACAAGACCGTCACGCGCACGAGAATCGCGCCCGGCGCCGTCAACAGACAGCAGGTCGCCGTGCTCGTCGACGACTCGGTCCCGGCCGCGATGCTGCCGCAGATCAGAGACGCCGTGATGAGTGCCGCCGGCATCGACGAGGACCGCGGCGACGTGCTGACGCTCGGCTCCATACCGTTCGCCGAGCTGCCGAGACCGGCCGCTTCCTCGCCGGTCGACGACATCTGGGACTACGCCAGATACGCCCTCCTCGGGATGGCCGCGCTCGTCTTCCTCGCGCTCGTCGCGCGGCAGCTGCGCAAGCGCGAGAACGAGACGCTCGCGGGCGAGCCGACGTGGCTGCGCGAGATCGAGTCGCCGCGCACGCTCGCGGAGCTGGAGCGGTTCGAGGAGCCGGTCGCGCCGACGCAGGTGCTGCCGCTCAGATCGCCCGAGAACGCGGCGCGGATGCAGGTCGAGGAGCTCGTCGAGCGCGATCCCGAGCGGGTCGCGCAGCACGTCCGCGCGTGGATGCAGGAGGACTGA
- the flgC gene encoding flagellar basal body rod protein FlgC has product MGLFDAIDIAGSGLTAERLRMDVTAENLANAQTTRAADGGPYQRKEVVLQQSGGSSFSTMLTGAIGGVRASEASKGVEVAGIVEDQTAQRQVYDPGHPDADPRGYVAMPNVNPVTEMVDLISSSRSYEANVTAMQSAKQMFTKTLELLR; this is encoded by the coding sequence ATGGGACTGTTCGACGCGATCGACATCGCCGGCAGCGGCCTCACCGCGGAGCGCCTGCGGATGGACGTCACGGCCGAGAACCTCGCCAACGCGCAGACGACGCGCGCTGCCGACGGCGGCCCGTACCAGCGCAAGGAGGTCGTCCTCCAGCAGAGCGGCGGCTCCTCGTTCTCGACGATGCTCACCGGCGCGATCGGCGGCGTGCGCGCGAGCGAGGCGTCCAAGGGCGTCGAGGTCGCCGGGATCGTCGAGGACCAGACCGCGCAGCGGCAGGTCTACGACCCCGGGCACCCTGACGCGGACCCGAGAGGGTACGTCGCGATGCCGAACGTCAACCCCGTGACCGAGATGGTCGATCTGATCAGCTCGTCGCGCTCCTACGAGGCGAACGTGACCGCGATGCAGTCCGCCAAGCAGATGTTCACCAAGACGCTGGAGCTGCTCAGATGA
- a CDS encoding FliH/SctL family protein: protein MSDPATAAPYAFRQLEEPRPVSLREIEDPIANAHAEAERIREEARAQGYADGQAAALAAAQPPLEAALAALQQAVAGVEQVRDETAAAVERDAIELSLQLAEKIVAGALAVESERIVDVVRGALRRLAERRRVTILVHPDDLETVRAATESFVTGLGGIEHCEVQAERRITPGGASVRTEEGQIDATVSTQLMRARELVELELGE from the coding sequence TTGTCTGATCCGGCGACGGCCGCTCCGTACGCCTTCCGGCAGCTGGAGGAGCCGCGTCCGGTCTCGCTGCGCGAGATCGAGGACCCGATCGCCAACGCTCACGCGGAGGCCGAGCGGATCCGCGAGGAGGCGCGCGCGCAGGGCTACGCCGACGGTCAGGCCGCGGCGCTCGCCGCCGCCCAGCCGCCGCTGGAGGCGGCGCTCGCCGCGCTGCAGCAGGCGGTCGCCGGCGTCGAGCAGGTGCGCGACGAGACGGCCGCGGCCGTCGAGCGCGACGCGATCGAGCTGTCGCTGCAGCTGGCGGAGAAGATCGTCGCGGGCGCGCTCGCGGTCGAGTCCGAGCGGATCGTCGACGTCGTGCGCGGCGCGCTGCGCCGCCTCGCCGAGCGCCGCCGCGTGACGATCCTCGTCCACCCCGACGACCTCGAGACGGTCCGCGCCGCGACCGAGTCGTTCGTCACCGGCCTCGGCGGGATCGAGCACTGCGAGGTCCAGGCCGAGCGGCGGATCACGCCCGGCGGCGCGAGCGTGCGGACCGAGGAGGGCCAGATCGACGCGACCGTCAGCACGCAGCTGATGCGCGCGCGAGAGCTGGTCGAGCTGGAGTTGGGTGAGTAG
- a CDS encoding flagellar hook-basal body complex protein FliE: MIPAIDPSVVSGAGGAGGLGGEWQIQGVPDVPQAELLTPGVDGAQAGGGEGFGSMLANEIGKLSELQTHAAEAGQALATGTATDPVSAVVAVEKAQLAMQFAGQIRTRGAEALSEIFRTQI; encoded by the coding sequence ATGATCCCGGCGATCGATCCCTCGGTCGTCTCGGGCGCCGGCGGAGCCGGCGGGCTCGGCGGCGAATGGCAGATCCAGGGCGTCCCCGACGTCCCGCAGGCGGAGCTGCTGACGCCCGGCGTCGACGGCGCTCAGGCGGGCGGCGGCGAAGGATTCGGCTCGATGCTCGCGAACGAGATCGGCAAGCTCTCCGAGCTGCAGACGCATGCCGCCGAAGCAGGTCAGGCGCTCGCGACCGGGACGGCGACCGATCCGGTCTCCGCCGTTGTGGCCGTCGAGAAGGCGCAGCTCGCGATGCAGTTCGCGGGGCAGATCCGCACGAGAGGCGCCGAGGCGCTCTCAGAGATCTTCCGCACCCAGATCTAG
- a CDS encoding TPR domain-containing glycosyltransferase, protein MAPRPLNGSTPPLQAQAAALLRRGDVDAYRALFADAAALEDRNARYLERCHLVNAALAHGGVGAAVGVRAGLEELLTVLEQEPAEPVLLNQAGVLLAMFDGFAPALAVLEAALRLDPGLDDVAVNAAKIRQLLSARTRGRIDRSGELGRRAARVAARAMPAEGMTVSLCMIVKDEEEMLPRSLAAAAPAVDEIVVVDTGSSDRTIEIATSYGARVIERPWTGSFSEARNVGLDAATGDWLLILDADEVLVADDVPNLRALLGRTWREAFYVSAINHTGELDDGTATTHSTVRLFRNRPGHRYSGRLHEQIVESLPQGAPERFEATPVRIEHFGYLGAVRDAKEKSRRNIELLERQRDEGDSSAFMHFNLGSEYGALGDAEAALAEYERAVALLGDVAGGSGFIGALTSRHVRALRVCGRGDDAIARAEEALERFPGFTDLVFEQAAAAQALGRTDDAIAYFERCIAMGDAPSRYTATVGMGTYLPTIALAEIRHQHGDPAAAVELLDGALAAHPGFFGLVLPFAAALLDDGAEPDVVVARVEELVAKLTPTVRFMLGTALYEHGETEAAEQQYRELLAQQPSSGHARVALAEALLSQRRWDEAAAVAAELNDAEPHAGAARRSELFARITGGDHTGAAAVLARPEPDDAVVLGPGDRALFAAWLAAAGGEREDSVLPAEAVGLLAVTLEALLRVEEVDAFGTLVGLLDRCPIAPREQRELRAGMYLRRGFLASAAEEWLAVCGADATDVRALVGLAQVAVAQGMTDEALDFAREAHALDPGDARATRLLQRLEPLAA, encoded by the coding sequence ATGGCACCGCGTCCTCTCAACGGCTCGACCCCACCGCTCCAGGCACAGGCCGCCGCGCTCCTGCGGCGCGGCGACGTCGACGCCTATCGGGCGCTGTTCGCCGACGCGGCCGCGTTGGAGGATCGCAACGCCCGATACCTCGAGCGCTGCCACCTCGTCAACGCGGCGCTGGCGCACGGCGGCGTCGGCGCAGCCGTCGGCGTTCGCGCGGGCCTCGAGGAGCTGCTCACGGTGCTGGAGCAGGAGCCGGCCGAGCCGGTGCTGCTCAACCAGGCTGGGGTGCTGCTCGCGATGTTCGACGGCTTCGCACCCGCGCTGGCGGTGCTGGAGGCGGCGCTGCGACTCGACCCCGGACTGGACGACGTCGCCGTCAACGCCGCCAAGATCCGGCAGCTGCTGTCAGCGCGCACGCGCGGCCGGATCGACCGCTCCGGCGAGCTGGGCCGGCGCGCCGCGCGCGTCGCCGCGCGCGCCATGCCGGCCGAGGGCATGACGGTCAGCCTCTGCATGATCGTCAAGGACGAGGAGGAGATGCTGCCGCGCTCGCTCGCCGCGGCCGCGCCCGCCGTCGACGAGATCGTCGTCGTCGACACCGGCTCCAGCGACCGCACGATCGAGATCGCCACGTCGTACGGAGCGCGCGTGATCGAGCGGCCGTGGACCGGCTCGTTCTCGGAGGCGCGCAACGTCGGCCTCGACGCGGCGACCGGCGACTGGCTGCTGATCCTCGACGCCGACGAGGTGCTCGTCGCCGACGACGTGCCGAACCTGCGCGCGCTGCTGGGCCGGACCTGGCGCGAGGCGTTCTACGTCTCCGCGATCAACCACACGGGCGAGCTCGACGACGGCACCGCGACCACGCACAGCACGGTGCGGCTGTTCCGCAACCGCCCCGGCCACCGCTACAGCGGGCGCCTGCACGAGCAGATCGTCGAGTCGCTGCCGCAGGGCGCTCCCGAGCGGTTCGAGGCGACGCCGGTCCGCATCGAGCACTTCGGCTACCTCGGCGCCGTGCGCGACGCGAAGGAGAAGTCGCGCCGCAACATCGAGCTGCTGGAGCGGCAGCGCGACGAGGGCGACAGCTCAGCGTTCATGCACTTCAACCTCGGGTCCGAGTACGGCGCGCTCGGCGACGCGGAGGCGGCGCTGGCGGAGTACGAGCGCGCGGTCGCGCTGCTGGGCGACGTCGCCGGCGGCTCCGGCTTCATCGGCGCGCTGACCAGCCGTCACGTGCGTGCGCTGCGCGTCTGCGGCCGCGGCGACGACGCGATCGCGCGGGCGGAGGAGGCGCTGGAGCGCTTCCCCGGCTTCACCGACCTCGTCTTCGAGCAGGCCGCCGCCGCGCAGGCACTCGGGCGCACCGACGACGCGATCGCCTACTTCGAGCGCTGCATCGCGATGGGCGACGCGCCGAGCAGATACACCGCGACCGTCGGCATGGGCACCTACCTGCCGACGATCGCGCTCGCCGAGATCCGCCACCAGCACGGCGATCCCGCCGCCGCCGTCGAGCTGCTCGACGGCGCGCTCGCCGCCCACCCCGGCTTCTTCGGCCTCGTGCTGCCGTTCGCCGCGGCGCTGCTCGACGACGGTGCCGAGCCGGACGTCGTCGTCGCGCGGGTGGAGGAGCTGGTCGCGAAGCTGACGCCGACCGTGCGCTTCATGCTCGGCACGGCGCTGTACGAGCACGGCGAGACGGAGGCGGCCGAGCAGCAGTACCGCGAGCTGCTGGCGCAGCAGCCGAGCAGCGGCCACGCGCGCGTCGCGCTTGCGGAGGCGCTGCTGTCGCAGCGGCGCTGGGACGAGGCCGCGGCCGTCGCCGCCGAGCTGAACGATGCCGAGCCGCACGCCGGGGCCGCCCGCCGCAGCGAGCTGTTCGCGCGGATCACGGGCGGGGACCACACCGGTGCCGCCGCCGTGCTCGCGCGCCCGGAGCCGGACGATGCGGTCGTCCTCGGGCCCGGCGACCGCGCGCTGTTCGCCGCCTGGCTCGCCGCCGCCGGCGGCGAGCGCGAGGACAGCGTGCTGCCGGCGGAGGCGGTCGGCCTGCTCGCCGTCACGCTGGAGGCGCTGCTGCGGGTGGAGGAGGTCGACGCGTTCGGGACGCTCGTCGGGCTGCTCGACCGCTGTCCGATCGCGCCGCGCGAGCAGCGTGAGCTGCGCGCCGGGATGTACCTGCGCCGGGGCTTTCTCGCCTCGGCCGCGGAGGAGTGGCTCGCGGTCTGCGGTGCCGACGCAACCGACGTGCGCGCGCTGGTCGGGCTCGCGCAGGTCGCCGTCGCGCAGGGCATGACCGACGAGGCGCTCGACTTCGCGCGTGAGGCCCACGCGCTCGATCCGGGAGACGCGCGTGCCACGCGACTGCTGCAGCGACTCGAGCCGTTGGCGGCGTAG
- the fliG gene encoding flagellar motor switch protein FliG yields the protein MAIQLPAAGTAEDPAGVMPAPRRLPQRTPVRLKGRNKAAVLLVALGPEKAAEIFKHLRDEEIETLSLEMAKLNQIDHEAVGFVFDELVATVQAYDSLAAGGVDYARDVLERALGPERAAEIIGRLSTVIEMRPFEFLRRTPPEHIVTFLRAEAPQTIALVIANLHTTLAAQVLAHLPEEEQADIALRIARMSETPPDVVKEIEGVMRQKLASVVQQEYSSQGGVKSLAEILNYTDRPTERNVLDTLTEQDAELGEEVRRLLFVFEDIAKLDDRSIQLVLREADQRDLALALRGVDDDVRERILGNMSERGATLLREEMEYQPPQRKRVVEEAQGRIVAIVRRLEDAGALVIGRGGSDTIV from the coding sequence ATGGCGATCCAACTCCCAGCCGCTGGCACGGCCGAGGACCCAGCCGGCGTGATGCCGGCGCCGCGGCGCCTCCCGCAGAGAACGCCCGTCCGCCTCAAGGGCCGCAACAAGGCCGCCGTCCTGCTCGTCGCGCTCGGCCCCGAGAAGGCGGCCGAGATCTTCAAGCACCTGCGCGACGAGGAGATCGAGACGCTCTCGCTGGAGATGGCGAAGCTCAACCAGATCGACCACGAGGCGGTCGGCTTCGTCTTCGACGAGCTGGTCGCGACGGTGCAGGCGTACGACTCGCTCGCCGCCGGCGGCGTCGACTACGCGCGCGACGTGCTGGAGCGCGCGCTCGGCCCCGAGCGTGCCGCCGAGATCATCGGGCGGCTCTCGACCGTGATCGAGATGCGGCCGTTCGAGTTCCTGCGCCGCACGCCGCCCGAGCACATCGTCACGTTCCTGCGCGCCGAGGCGCCGCAGACGATCGCGCTCGTGATCGCCAACCTGCACACGACGCTCGCCGCCCAGGTGCTCGCGCACCTGCCGGAGGAGGAGCAGGCCGACATCGCGCTGCGGATCGCGCGGATGAGCGAGACGCCGCCGGACGTCGTGAAGGAGATCGAGGGCGTGATGCGCCAGAAGCTCGCGTCTGTCGTGCAGCAGGAGTACTCGTCCCAGGGCGGCGTCAAGTCGCTCGCCGAGATCCTCAACTACACCGACCGGCCGACCGAGCGCAACGTGCTCGACACGCTCACCGAGCAGGACGCCGAGCTGGGCGAGGAGGTCCGCCGGCTGCTGTTCGTCTTCGAGGACATCGCCAAGCTCGACGATCGCTCGATCCAGCTCGTGCTGCGCGAGGCCGACCAGAGAGATCTGGCGCTGGCGCTGCGCGGCGTCGACGACGACGTCAGAGAGCGGATCCTCGGCAACATGTCCGAGCGCGGCGCGACGCTGCTGCGCGAGGAGATGGAGTACCAGCCGCCGCAGCGCAAGCGCGTCGTCGAGGAGGCGCAGGGCCGCATCGTCGCGATCGTGCGACGGCTGGAGGATGCCGGCGCACTCGTGATCGGACGCGGTGGGAGCGACACCATTGTCTGA
- a CDS encoding flagellar basal body rod protein FlgB: MSLFDSTQLALESALRGSSMRQELLTNNLANINTPGYQRQDLDFHSALQAAQASGNDPTEVTFRPSTDPSRVVRPDGSGLDADQESAALAKNTLEYQALVQVMGARTAIMQTALGVR; encoded by the coding sequence ATGAGTCTCTTCGACAGCACCCAGCTTGCGCTCGAGTCCGCCCTGCGCGGCTCCTCGATGCGCCAGGAGCTGCTGACGAACAACCTGGCGAACATCAACACGCCGGGCTATCAGCGTCAGGACCTCGACTTCCACTCTGCCCTGCAGGCGGCGCAGGCGTCCGGCAACGACCCGACCGAGGTCACCTTCCGCCCGAGCACGGATCCGTCGCGCGTCGTGCGACCGGACGGCAGCGGCCTCGACGCCGACCAGGAGTCGGCGGCGCTCGCGAAGAACACGCTCGAGTACCAGGCGCTCGTCCAGGTGATGGGCGCGCGCACCGCGATCATGCAGACCGCGCTGGGCGTGCGCTGA
- a CDS encoding FliI/YscN family ATPase: protein MSPEDQTPDAVVAEQLGDRLKHVGNVLRASDLARRHGRVSDLIGLVVEATGLQAEVGEICMVNGDRGHPPVPAEVVGFRGARTLLMPLGEMHGIGPATTTRATGTPFRIRVGQDLLGRVIDGLGKPIDGMPRATNGHPRSTNASPPDPLDRPRIDQRVDLGVRALDALVPCGRGQRLGIFAGSGVGKSSLLGMIARSTTADVNVIALVGERGREVKEFVERDLGDALSRSVVVVATSDQPALVRIKAAFTATAIAEHFRDQGNDVMLMMDSVTRFAMAQREVGLAIGEPPATRGYTPSVFAQLPRLLERSGTARTGSITGLYTVLVDGDDMNEPIADAVRSILDGHVVLTRELAHASHYPAIDVLQSVSRLVGEIVSPEVRAAGQAVRQLMASYKEKEDLIAIGAYQGGTDPTVDAAIALRPQLDRFLKQRPDEKSSAAEADELLLDIAARIGEYAGVGPEPAPADPAEQPASAPGGSAAAIPPLPNLA, encoded by the coding sequence ATGAGCCCCGAGGACCAGACACCGGACGCCGTCGTCGCCGAGCAGCTCGGCGACCGCCTCAAGCACGTCGGCAACGTCCTGCGCGCGAGCGACCTCGCGCGCCGGCACGGCCGCGTCAGCGACCTGATCGGGCTCGTCGTCGAGGCGACCGGGCTGCAGGCCGAGGTCGGCGAGATCTGCATGGTCAACGGCGACCGCGGCCACCCGCCGGTACCGGCGGAGGTCGTCGGCTTCCGCGGTGCCCGCACGCTGCTGATGCCGCTCGGCGAGATGCACGGCATCGGCCCGGCGACGACCACCCGCGCGACCGGCACGCCGTTCCGCATCCGCGTCGGCCAGGACCTGCTCGGCCGCGTGATCGACGGGCTCGGCAAGCCGATCGACGGGATGCCGCGCGCGACCAACGGCCATCCGCGTTCGACGAACGCCTCGCCGCCGGACCCGCTCGACCGCCCCCGCATCGACCAGCGCGTCGACCTCGGCGTGCGCGCGCTCGACGCGCTCGTGCCGTGCGGACGCGGCCAGCGCCTCGGCATCTTCGCCGGCTCCGGCGTCGGCAAGTCGTCGCTGCTCGGCATGATCGCCCGCTCGACGACGGCGGACGTCAACGTGATCGCGCTGGTCGGCGAGCGCGGCCGCGAGGTGAAGGAGTTCGTCGAGCGTGACCTCGGCGACGCGCTGTCACGCTCGGTCGTCGTCGTCGCGACCTCCGACCAGCCGGCGCTCGTCCGCATCAAGGCCGCGTTCACGGCGACGGCGATCGCCGAGCACTTCCGTGACCAGGGCAACGACGTGATGCTGATGATGGACTCCGTCACGCGCTTCGCGATGGCCCAGCGCGAGGTCGGCCTGGCGATCGGCGAGCCGCCGGCGACGCGCGGCTACACGCCGAGCGTCTTCGCCCAGCTGCCGCGCCTGCTGGAGCGCTCCGGCACCGCCAGAACCGGCTCGATCACCGGCCTCTACACCGTGCTCGTCGACGGCGACGACATGAACGAGCCGATCGCCGACGCGGTCCGCTCGATCCTCGACGGTCACGTCGTGCTGACGCGCGAGCTGGCGCACGCCTCCCACTACCCCGCGATCGACGTGCTGCAGAGCGTCTCCCGCCTCGTCGGCGAGATCGTCTCGCCGGAGGTCCGCGCCGCCGGCCAGGCGGTCCGCCAGCTGATGGCCTCCTACAAGGAGAAGGAGGACCTGATCGCGATCGGCGCCTACCAGGGCGGCACCGATCCGACGGTCGACGCCGCGATCGCGCTGCGCCCTCAGCTCGACCGCTTCCTCAAGCAGCGCCCGGACGAGAAGTCGTCGGCCGCGGAGGCCGACGAGCTGCTGCTCGACATCGCCGCGCGCATCGGCGAGTACGCCGGCGTCGGTCCCGAGCCGGCCCCCGCCGACCCGGCCGAGCAGCCCGCCTCCGCTCCCGGCGGCTCCGCCGCCGCGATACCGCCGCTGCCGAACCTCGCCTGA
- the fliS gene encoding flagellar export chaperone FliS, which translates to MSTHLAASPQAYRESAVLTAPPERLVVMLYDGAGRFLHQAVVTMRAGDIQTCHERLRRAEAIIDHLLETLDMSQGEVAQQLESIYIFCQRLIAEARIRLDPEKLEQVRGLLAELREAWDQIGTAGSGSQAAPA; encoded by the coding sequence ATGAGCACCCATCTCGCGGCATCGCCGCAGGCCTATCGCGAAAGCGCGGTCCTGACCGCGCCGCCGGAGCGGCTCGTCGTGATGCTGTACGACGGCGCCGGCCGCTTCCTGCACCAGGCCGTGGTCACGATGCGCGCCGGCGACATCCAGACCTGCCACGAACGCCTCCGCCGCGCCGAGGCGATCATCGACCACCTGCTCGAGACGCTCGACATGAGCCAGGGCGAGGTCGCGCAGCAGCTCGAGTCGATCTACATCTTCTGCCAGCGGCTGATCGCCGAAGCGCGCATCAGACTCGACCCGGAGAAGCTCGAGCAGGTCAGAGGCCTGCTCGCCGAGCTGCGCGAGGCGTGGGACCAGATCGGCACCGCCGGCAGCGGGTCGCAGGCCGCGCCCGCATGA